In Candidatus Edwardsbacteria bacterium, one genomic interval encodes:
- a CDS encoding ferredoxin-thioredoxin reductase catalytic domain-containing protein, with translation MRKIKEIEAEVRELADKEGYLLNPDREILEGIIEGIAVNEEKLGYWNCPCRRASGDRMQDQDIICPCQYRDPDLAEYGRCYCALYVTQEYVDQGSSPEPIPERREKEIKSGSKDSEAHNEIPEDQGENKIKTWRCQVCGYLCARPEAPPVCPICRAKKERFEEYRI, from the coding sequence ATGAGGAAGATAAAGGAGATCGAGGCCGAGGTCCGGGAGCTGGCCGATAAGGAGGGGTATCTGCTGAATCCCGACCGGGAGATCCTGGAAGGGATCATAGAGGGCATTGCCGTTAACGAGGAGAAGCTGGGATACTGGAACTGCCCCTGCCGGAGGGCTTCGGGAGACAGAATGCAGGATCAGGATATAATCTGCCCCTGCCAGTACCGCGATCCGGACCTGGCGGAATACGGGCGCTGCTATTGCGCGCTGTATGTCACTCAGGAATATGTCGACCAGGGCTCATCCCCTGAACCGATCCCGGAAAGAAGGGAAAAGGAAATCAAGTCCGGATCCAAGGATTCGGAGGCTCATAATGAGATCCCCGAAGATCAAGGGGAAAATAAAATAAAGACCTGGCGATGCCAGGTCTGCGGGTATCTCTGCGCCAGGCCGGAGGCCCCCCCGGTCTGTCCCATCTGCCGGGCCAAGAAGGAGAGGTTTGAGGAATATCGGATTTAG
- a CDS encoding glutaredoxin family protein: MANKVKGANRVHQIMLYALSTCVWCRKTKKLLDTLDVEYEYLFVDLLDGEEEERAMDQVGRYNPGRTFPTMVIDGKRVIVGFKEPEIRKALS, translated from the coding sequence ATGGCCAACAAAGTCAAAGGGGCCAACCGGGTCCACCAGATCATGCTGTATGCCCTGTCCACCTGCGTTTGGTGCCGGAAGACGAAAAAACTGCTGGACACCCTTGATGTCGAATATGAATACCTCTTCGTCGACCTGCTGGATGGGGAGGAAGAGGAGCGGGCCATGGACCAGGTGGGGCGGTACAACCCCGGCCGGACCTTCCCCACCATGGTGATAGATGGCAAACGGGTTATAGTGGGCTTCAAGGAGCCGGAGATCAGGAAGGCATTGTCATGA